From one Caldithrix abyssi DSM 13497 genomic stretch:
- a CDS encoding saccharopine dehydrogenase family protein — protein sequence MQIVILGAGLIGNPMARDLAQDSDKNVLIVDRDAQKLKELEKIDAIDVQVADATDPLILKELTRDAAVVINALPGFLGYQTLKHLLELGKNVVDIAFFPEDALALQTLALKNQVTALVDCGVAPGMSNLLVGYGQSLLKKVEEVKIYVGGLPRVRQLPWEYKAVFSPIDVIEEYTRPARFKKDGKIVVKEPLTDPEFIDFPQVGTLEAFNSDGLRTLLYTIDAPDMVEKTLRYPGHREKVLFLKQTGLLDEAPLEINGQKIRPIDLTCQTLFKQWQLKPGEEDLTVMRVEVRGPDGGLQFDLLDFYDAKSGIHSMARTTGYTATIMARAMLNGLITEKGILPLEQLGHNHELVRFVFNEFHQRGIHYQQTEI from the coding sequence ATGCAAATTGTGATTTTAGGAGCTGGCCTGATCGGCAATCCGATGGCGCGTGATCTGGCGCAGGACAGCGATAAAAATGTTCTAATTGTGGATCGGGATGCTCAGAAATTAAAGGAATTAGAGAAGATCGATGCAATAGATGTGCAGGTTGCCGATGCCACCGATCCGCTGATTTTGAAGGAGCTCACCAGAGACGCTGCTGTTGTCATTAACGCCCTGCCCGGATTTTTGGGGTATCAAACTCTGAAACATTTGCTTGAATTGGGGAAAAACGTAGTCGATATTGCTTTTTTCCCGGAAGATGCCCTTGCCCTTCAGACACTGGCCCTAAAAAATCAGGTGACGGCGCTGGTTGATTGCGGCGTTGCGCCGGGCATGAGTAATTTACTGGTTGGTTATGGGCAATCCCTTTTAAAAAAAGTTGAAGAGGTAAAAATTTATGTAGGCGGTCTGCCGCGTGTTCGCCAGTTGCCCTGGGAATACAAAGCCGTGTTTTCGCCGATCGATGTCATTGAAGAGTACACGCGTCCCGCCCGTTTTAAAAAAGACGGCAAAATCGTGGTTAAAGAGCCGCTCACCGATCCGGAGTTTATTGACTTTCCACAGGTGGGCACGCTGGAGGCTTTTAACAGCGACGGTTTGCGCACTTTGCTTTACACCATTGACGCGCCTGACATGGTGGAAAAAACCCTGCGCTACCCCGGACATAGAGAAAAGGTTTTGTTTTTAAAACAGACCGGTTTGCTGGACGAAGCGCCGCTTGAAATTAATGGGCAAAAGATTCGTCCCATTGACCTGACCTGTCAAACGCTCTTTAAACAGTGGCAGCTGAAACCTGGCGAGGAAGACCTGACCGTAATGCGCGTGGAAGTGCGCGGCCCGGACGGCGGACTGCAGTTTGACCTGCTCGATTTTTACGACGCAAAGTCTGGCATCCATTCCATGGCGCGTACCACCGGCTATACAGCCACTATTATGGCGCGGGCAATGCTGAACGGCCTGATCACTGAAAAGGGTATTCTGCCTTTAGAACAATTAGGACACAACCATGAACTGGTGCGTTTTGTGTTTAATGAGTTCCACCAACGCGGCATTCACTATCAACAAACAGAAATTTAA
- a CDS encoding flavin reductase: MKSFNEVDVKSLNFNVFSLFDDRWLLLTAGQFSNKAFNTMTISWGSMGIMWNRPFAQVVVRPTRFTFQFMNRFDYFTLCAFPEAYRPALSLLGTKSGRDGDKIAEAGLTPFPLPEEKSVAFEEADLIVVCKKIYQDDFHPENFLDPAIEDNYAQNDYHRIYFGEVVRVLKKKNRSFTPFDFAQGRPSTTLREREYGC; the protein is encoded by the coding sequence ATGAAATCTTTTAATGAAGTCGATGTAAAGTCGTTAAACTTTAATGTCTTCTCTTTATTTGACGATCGCTGGTTGTTGCTGACGGCCGGTCAATTTTCAAACAAGGCGTTTAATACCATGACCATCTCCTGGGGAAGCATGGGGATTATGTGGAACCGACCGTTCGCACAGGTCGTGGTGCGTCCCACGCGCTTTACATTTCAATTTATGAATCGATTTGATTACTTTACCCTGTGCGCATTTCCGGAAGCGTACCGACCGGCGCTGTCTCTGCTGGGCACAAAATCGGGCAGAGATGGCGACAAGATAGCGGAAGCGGGGTTAACGCCTTTTCCCCTGCCAGAGGAAAAGAGTGTGGCGTTTGAGGAAGCCGACCTGATTGTGGTCTGTAAAAAAATTTATCAGGACGATTTTCACCCTGAAAATTTTCTGGATCCTGCCATTGAAGACAATTACGCGCAGAATGACTATCACAGAATCTATTTCGGGGAAGTCGTTCGCGTATTAAAAAAAAAAAATAGAAGCTTCACTCCCTTCGACTTCGCTCAGGGCAGGCCTTCGACTACGCTCAGGGAGCGGGAGTACGGTTGCTGA
- a CDS encoding S9 family peptidase, which yields MSKRFSILFSLLFAFTLLAGEKTLTIKEAILGNYQNLKVENLEQLQWIYDTENFCYVDSLNQQYGLIKVSARTQQRLMLLTLDSLNALMNRANQTPLKKFPRIAWQNAQRFRFRSGQKFFVCDLTEPAVQLINEIPEQAQNVELHPKLNYVAYTIGQNLYVSLKAGQTIQITFDTEDGILNGDSYVHRQEFGIRKGIFWSPSGKHLAFYRVDQRMVTQYPLVDIDSRPAKLRYIRYPFTGMTSEQVSVGVYHLQTGSITYLQTGEPQDHYKCSVTWSPDEQFIYVAQLNRDQNHLRLVKYDPQNGLAQQTLFEESDDQWVEPEHGLLFVNDDPNRFIWFSKRNGYNDLYLYRSDGKLLRKLTPSQWDVTRFLGFDAAGKNAFFLASANNGLDRQAFKVSLKSGRLTQLTHSSGVHVVQFQKQGKFLLDRFTNLSTPNRIALLDASGREVQVLLNAANPLQEYKIGDLKLLQLQSEAGDVLNARIIFPPDFDPAKKYPVIVYVYGGPHGQMLTNSFLRGWRWWFYYMAQKGFILFTLDNRGTNNRGLEFEQVIHRRLGTIEVQDQMVGIRYLKSQPFVDSTRIGVHGWSYGGFMTISLMTRQPGVFKVGVAGGPVIDWRYYEVMYGERYMDTPQSNPEGYETSSLLNYVQNLEGRLLIIHGTVDPVVVLQNSWLYLRKAIDLQKQVDYFVYPGDEHNMRGQDRVHLYQKISDYFLEHL from the coding sequence ATGTCTAAAAGATTTTCCATTCTTTTTTCACTACTGTTTGCTTTTACGCTTTTGGCCGGCGAAAAAACGCTAACCATAAAAGAAGCCATTCTCGGAAATTACCAGAATCTAAAAGTTGAAAATCTGGAACAGTTGCAATGGATTTATGATACTGAAAATTTTTGCTACGTGGACTCCTTAAATCAGCAATACGGTTTGATTAAAGTCTCCGCGCGCACTCAACAGCGCCTCATGCTGCTCACGCTGGACTCTTTAAACGCTCTGATGAACAGGGCAAACCAAACGCCTTTAAAGAAATTTCCCCGCATCGCCTGGCAAAACGCCCAGCGTTTTCGCTTTAGAAGCGGGCAAAAATTCTTTGTGTGCGATTTGACTGAGCCGGCCGTGCAGCTAATCAACGAAATTCCCGAACAGGCCCAAAACGTGGAACTCCATCCGAAATTGAACTACGTAGCCTACACCATTGGCCAGAACCTTTATGTCTCTCTTAAAGCGGGGCAAACCATTCAAATCACGTTCGACACAGAAGACGGCATCTTAAACGGCGACAGCTACGTGCACCGCCAGGAGTTCGGCATCCGCAAGGGCATTTTCTGGTCGCCTTCCGGAAAGCATTTAGCCTTTTACCGCGTGGATCAGCGTATGGTAACCCAATATCCGCTGGTAGATATCGACAGCCGGCCGGCAAAACTGCGTTACATCCGCTATCCGTTTACCGGCATGACCAGCGAGCAGGTAAGCGTTGGCGTGTACCATCTTCAAACTGGCTCTATCACCTACCTGCAAACCGGCGAACCTCAGGATCATTACAAATGTAGCGTCACCTGGAGTCCCGATGAGCAATTCATTTACGTGGCGCAGCTAAACCGCGATCAAAACCATTTACGCCTGGTGAAATATGATCCGCAAAATGGCCTGGCGCAGCAAACACTCTTCGAAGAAAGCGATGATCAATGGGTAGAGCCCGAACACGGTCTTCTCTTTGTTAACGATGATCCGAACCGCTTTATCTGGTTTTCCAAACGGAACGGCTACAACGACCTCTATCTTTATCGCAGCGATGGGAAATTACTGCGCAAACTAACGCCCTCGCAGTGGGATGTGACGCGCTTTCTGGGCTTTGACGCCGCCGGAAAGAACGCTTTCTTTCTGGCCTCGGCCAACAACGGCCTGGATCGTCAGGCGTTTAAGGTGTCGTTGAAATCGGGACGTTTAACCCAACTCACCCATTCTTCCGGCGTTCATGTTGTTCAGTTTCAAAAACAGGGCAAGTTTTTGCTTGATCGCTTCACCAATCTCTCCACGCCGAACCGCATTGCTCTTTTGGACGCCAGCGGCCGGGAAGTTCAGGTTTTACTGAATGCCGCCAATCCACTGCAAGAATACAAAATCGGCGATTTAAAACTGCTGCAACTGCAGAGCGAGGCGGGAGATGTTTTGAATGCGCGCATCATCTTTCCGCCCGATTTTGATCCGGCTAAAAAATATCCGGTGATCGTTTACGTTTACGGCGGGCCGCATGGGCAAATGCTCACCAACAGTTTTTTGCGCGGCTGGAGATGGTGGTTTTACTACATGGCGCAAAAAGGCTTTATCCTGTTTACGCTTGATAATCGCGGCACCAACAATCGCGGCCTGGAATTCGAACAGGTGATCCACCGCCGCCTGGGAACCATAGAAGTGCAGGATCAAATGGTCGGCATTCGCTATCTCAAAAGCCAGCCTTTTGTGGACAGCACGCGCATCGGCGTTCACGGCTGGAGCTACGGCGGTTTTATGACCATTTCGCTTATGACGCGCCAGCCGGGCGTGTTTAAAGTAGGCGTGGCCGGCGGGCCGGTAATCGACTGGCGCTACTACGAAGTAATGTACGGCGAACGCTACATGGACACGCCCCAGAGCAATCCCGAAGGCTACGAAACCTCCAGCTTGCTCAATTACGTTCAAAACCTGGAAGGCCGTTTGCTGATCATTCACGGTACGGTGGATCCGGTGGTCGTTTTGCAAAACAGCTGGCTTTATTTGCGCAAGGCCATTGATCTCCAGAAACAGGTAGATTACTTTGTCTATCCAGGAGACGAGCACAACATGCGTGGCCAGGATCGCGTACACCTGTACCAGAAAATTTCGGATTACTTTCTGGAGCATCTATAA
- a CDS encoding aminoacyl-histidine dipeptidase produces MREIIEALEPKLVWKNFYLISQIPRCSKHEEQLRDFLIQFAKEHGCTYKVDDVGNLVIKKPASPGMEDRPGCVIQGHMDMVCEKNKDTQHDFSKDPIKLKVEDGWVTAEGTTLGADNGIAIAMAMAIIEDENVQHPPMEFLFTVDEETGLTGASSLKSDFVEGKYLLNIDSEEETTLFIGCAGGQNTILRKKIEWLEPHTDHTTVLLKVGGLRGGHSGLNIHQGLGNAIKLLGRLLYHLDGLFHYHISAINGGSAHNAIPREAEAVLDVPEDQLDALKAFAQNYEKIFKDELKFVDKDVTVKIEEHARAEKVFSTPFKDQLVRLLYVMPHGVMAMSHAIEGLVETSTNMAIITTKGDEVEMLTSQRSSIASSITDISDRVKALGELAGFEVKQTDGYPAWQPNPDSKLLQICKSIYAEKFGKEPEVTDIHAGLECGIIGEKYEGMDMISFGPDILGAHSPDEKIRIESVQHVWEYLLEVLKKIN; encoded by the coding sequence ATGAGAGAAATCATCGAAGCTTTAGAACCAAAGCTGGTCTGGAAAAATTTTTACCTGATCAGTCAGATTCCACGCTGTTCCAAGCATGAAGAACAGCTTCGCGACTTTTTAATTCAGTTTGCCAAAGAGCACGGCTGTACGTACAAAGTGGATGACGTGGGCAATCTGGTCATTAAAAAGCCGGCAAGCCCTGGAATGGAGGACCGTCCGGGATGTGTGATTCAGGGGCACATGGATATGGTTTGCGAAAAGAATAAAGACACGCAGCACGATTTTTCTAAAGACCCGATCAAATTGAAGGTGGAGGACGGTTGGGTTACGGCCGAGGGAACCACGCTGGGCGCGGATAACGGCATTGCCATTGCCATGGCCATGGCAATCATCGAGGATGAAAACGTGCAGCATCCGCCTATGGAGTTTTTGTTCACGGTGGATGAGGAAACCGGACTGACGGGCGCCTCTTCGTTAAAAAGCGATTTTGTTGAAGGCAAATATTTGTTGAATATTGATTCAGAAGAAGAGACTACGCTTTTTATCGGTTGCGCCGGCGGACAAAACACCATTTTGCGTAAAAAGATCGAATGGCTGGAACCGCATACCGATCACACCACCGTTTTATTAAAGGTCGGCGGCTTACGCGGCGGACATTCTGGCTTAAATATTCACCAGGGATTGGGCAATGCCATTAAACTGTTGGGCCGGTTGCTTTACCATCTTGATGGTTTGTTCCATTACCATATTTCGGCCATTAACGGCGGCAGTGCGCACAACGCCATCCCGCGCGAGGCCGAGGCGGTATTGGATGTTCCGGAAGATCAACTGGACGCTTTGAAGGCATTTGCGCAAAACTACGAAAAAATCTTTAAAGACGAATTAAAATTTGTGGATAAAGATGTAACCGTTAAAATTGAAGAACATGCGCGGGCGGAAAAAGTTTTCAGCACGCCGTTTAAAGATCAACTGGTGCGTCTGCTGTACGTCATGCCACACGGTGTGATGGCCATGAGCCATGCCATTGAAGGGCTGGTAGAAACTTCCACCAATATGGCTATCATTACGACCAAAGGCGATGAGGTTGAAATGCTAACTTCGCAACGCTCGTCCATCGCTTCTTCCATTACCGATATTTCGGATCGGGTGAAAGCGCTGGGAGAACTGGCCGGTTTTGAGGTGAAACAGACGGACGGTTATCCGGCCTGGCAGCCCAATCCGGATTCCAAATTGTTGCAGATTTGCAAAAGTATTTATGCTGAAAAATTTGGCAAGGAACCGGAAGTTACGGACATTCACGCCGGACTGGAATGCGGCATCATCGGCGAGAAATACGAGGGCATGGATATGATCTCTTTTGGCCCGGATATTTTAGGCGCGCATTCGCCGGATGAAAAAATCCGCATTGAGTCGGTGCAGCATGTGTGGGAGTACCTGCTGGAAGTGCTGAAAAAGATTAATTAG
- a CDS encoding thermonuclease family protein — translation MYSKLLPLVMFIILGSFCSPTVFAAQKIKIVKILDTNLFLLQDGRKISLANLQMPSKADSNQARQAIAQKILAYEHQHLLKYDLIMEPSPAADSTMQIIPVHLFQKLPLSKVNFNKELLELGYAFYVPVDSLYREEYEWAVRKAKKLKRPLWAPERYLQRQKVAVFFGTSGVIGQFNSLEFPQKNDFRLWGIDVMIGNPYSGSFSGELKLGKIRIREKGFAACEAGPAAHYAVDALYDFIILNSQLNFTYFGFGVGFFYLAQTKRGFCDEVLGANAVPNLNVRLGFMEKFFISAELNNSIPELWQVGITYRFAAPFSSIWIGYLGINDFENFKESFNQNHYIGIKGQYLFWNRLLMHVSGQIRPNSSDKFWGAGLSFKIYSN, via the coding sequence ATGTACTCTAAATTGTTACCTTTGGTGATGTTCATAATTTTAGGATCGTTTTGTTCTCCCACCGTTTTTGCCGCTCAAAAGATTAAAATTGTAAAGATTCTGGATACCAATCTCTTTTTGCTTCAGGATGGTCGAAAGATCAGTCTGGCCAATTTGCAGATGCCCTCAAAGGCGGATAGCAACCAGGCGCGACAGGCTATTGCGCAAAAGATTCTGGCCTATGAACACCAACATTTATTAAAATATGATTTGATAATGGAACCATCTCCCGCCGCCGACTCCACCATGCAAATTATTCCTGTACATCTGTTTCAGAAGCTGCCATTGAGTAAAGTCAATTTTAACAAAGAATTACTTGAATTGGGCTATGCGTTTTATGTCCCCGTGGATTCGTTGTACCGCGAAGAATACGAATGGGCGGTCCGTAAGGCCAAAAAATTAAAACGGCCCCTCTGGGCTCCTGAACGGTATTTACAACGCCAGAAGGTGGCTGTGTTCTTTGGCACCAGCGGCGTTATCGGTCAATTCAATTCTCTTGAGTTTCCGCAGAAAAATGATTTTCGATTATGGGGAATCGATGTCATGATCGGTAATCCATACAGTGGTTCTTTCTCTGGAGAGCTTAAACTGGGAAAAATTCGTATTAGAGAAAAGGGCTTTGCAGCCTGTGAAGCGGGTCCGGCGGCCCATTACGCAGTGGACGCCCTTTATGACTTTATCATTCTTAATTCTCAACTAAATTTCACCTATTTTGGCTTTGGTGTGGGCTTTTTCTATTTGGCCCAAACTAAACGCGGATTTTGTGACGAAGTTCTTGGCGCTAATGCTGTGCCAAATCTGAATGTAAGATTGGGGTTTATGGAGAAATTTTTTATTTCGGCAGAGTTGAACAATTCGATTCCGGAACTCTGGCAAGTAGGAATTACCTACCGATTCGCTGCGCCCTTCTCCAGCATCTGGATTGGTTACCTGGGCATCAATGATTTTGAAAATTTTAAAGAATCGTTCAACCAGAACCACTACATCGGGATCAAAGGTCAATATCTTTTCTGGAACCGATTGTTAATGCACGTCAGCGGACAAATTCGCCCCAACTCCAGCGACAAATTTTGGGGAGCCGGCCTGTCTTTTAAAATTTACTCCAATTAG
- a CDS encoding T9SS type A sorting domain-containing protein, producing the protein MEKMRSILYALKSLILDSKYLAVPNHSQHGYSAAIVFFLVLFLMAFAVQSQEQFPWPVEPFHQNHEITGTFCEFRDTGSSDHFHNGTDIPKADGQPVYPVKDGTIVSMYTVGSNAYVRVNDIAYVHIKPNASLSVGDRVIAGQTILGTIYPGLGHVHFTYGYVGSEKNAMLPNQGFTPLEDPWPPIIRYVHFYINNSLQKFPTPRVSGAVDIVVKVDEQNGPPSSLVSRRNNGIYKIGYKIFTKDTSTVIYAPSPDGLRFKFDTKPSNAYVHNVFFDQLSSTTSHVYILTNRLESDDYWNTTELDSGKYVVMVFAEDTRGNADTLYVQVEVTGEDALPPAQPTMRFARSLAQGMQIAWYPVGDSDLKGYRYYFSWDLENWNLHTNEGELTAEKTDTTFNVQFTKPVFSRMSAVDKAYPPNESEFSDVYGAMPSPDNQRVLIVDGFDRTQSSGSWHQPAHWFAALHGQALAANGFGFDCAANEAVLDGSVNLNEYDAVIWLLGDESTTDETFSAAEQQLVKAYLEAGGRLFVSGSEIAWDLDQDNTSSASTAEDEEFLHNYLKADYVADDSKIYQVTGLSGTIFEGLELSYGQQPYAEDYPDAIKAYGGSQAALQYKGTSLIAAVQYEGTFGSGTVPGKLVYLAFPFETIDTEQQRNALMQRVLNFFFDLNDLQESRPHVAEQFVVAQNYPNPFNSSTNIQVVLPRSGHIQVAIYDLEGRLIRLLKSGHLNQGRHIFHWNGANEKGEAVASGLYVYRITFAGKALSRKMLLVK; encoded by the coding sequence ATGGAAAAGATGCGGTCTATTCTTTACGCCTTAAAATCGCTTATTTTAGATTCAAAATACCTGGCGGTTCCGAATCACAGTCAACACGGTTACTCTGCAGCAATTGTTTTCTTTCTTGTTTTATTCCTGATGGCTTTCGCCGTACAAAGTCAGGAGCAATTTCCCTGGCCGGTTGAACCCTTTCATCAAAACCATGAAATCACCGGCACCTTTTGCGAATTTCGCGATACGGGCTCCTCAGATCATTTTCACAATGGGACTGATATCCCCAAAGCCGATGGGCAGCCCGTGTATCCGGTCAAAGACGGAACCATTGTTAGCATGTACACCGTCGGTTCCAATGCCTACGTACGCGTAAACGATATCGCCTACGTGCACATCAAACCCAACGCCTCGCTATCCGTGGGCGATAGAGTTATTGCCGGCCAAACCATTCTGGGCACCATTTACCCGGGTCTGGGACACGTTCATTTTACCTATGGCTACGTAGGTTCCGAAAAGAACGCCATGCTGCCCAACCAGGGTTTTACCCCGCTGGAGGACCCCTGGCCGCCGATTATTCGTTATGTGCATTTTTACATCAACAACAGCCTGCAAAAATTCCCCACGCCTCGCGTGAGCGGCGCGGTGGATATTGTGGTTAAAGTGGACGAACAAAACGGCCCGCCTTCTTCTTTGGTTTCCAGACGCAACAACGGTATTTACAAGATTGGCTACAAAATTTTCACGAAGGACACGTCCACCGTTATTTACGCGCCGTCGCCCGATGGCCTGCGTTTTAAATTTGACACTAAACCCAGCAACGCCTATGTGCACAATGTTTTCTTCGATCAGCTTTCAAGCACCACCAGCCATGTTTACATTCTGACCAACCGTCTTGAGTCGGACGATTACTGGAACACCACCGAACTCGATTCCGGCAAATACGTGGTAATGGTTTTTGCCGAAGATACGCGCGGCAACGCCGACACGCTTTACGTTCAGGTAGAAGTTACCGGCGAGGACGCCCTACCGCCCGCCCAGCCGACCATGCGTTTTGCGCGCAGCCTTGCACAGGGCATGCAAATCGCCTGGTACCCGGTCGGCGATTCGGATCTGAAAGGATATCGCTACTACTTTAGTTGGGACCTGGAAAACTGGAATTTACATACCAACGAAGGAGAATTAACCGCCGAAAAAACCGATACAACCTTTAATGTGCAGTTCACAAAACCGGTGTTTTCCCGCATGTCGGCGGTGGACAAAGCCTATCCTCCCAATGAAAGTGAATTCAGCGATGTGTACGGCGCCATGCCTTCGCCAGATAACCAGCGTGTTCTGATTGTGGATGGTTTCGACCGCACGCAAAGCAGCGGAAGCTGGCATCAACCGGCCCATTGGTTTGCCGCCCTGCACGGCCAGGCCTTGGCTGCCAACGGATTTGGCTTTGACTGTGCCGCCAACGAGGCAGTGCTGGACGGCAGCGTCAATTTAAACGAGTACGATGCCGTTATCTGGCTGTTGGGCGATGAGTCAACCACCGACGAAACCTTTAGCGCCGCAGAACAACAATTGGTTAAAGCCTATCTGGAAGCGGGAGGACGCTTGTTCGTCAGCGGCTCCGAAATCGCATGGGACCTGGATCAGGATAATACCTCCTCCGCTTCTACAGCCGAAGACGAAGAATTTTTGCACAACTATCTAAAAGCCGACTACGTTGCCGATGATTCCAAAATCTACCAGGTAACGGGTTTAAGCGGTACGATTTTCGAAGGACTTGAATTGAGCTATGGTCAGCAGCCCTATGCTGAAGATTATCCGGACGCCATCAAAGCCTACGGCGGTTCACAGGCTGCGCTGCAGTACAAAGGAACCAGCCTGATCGCCGCTGTGCAATACGAAGGCACGTTTGGTTCAGGAACGGTTCCCGGCAAGCTGGTTTACCTGGCCTTCCCTTTCGAAACCATTGACACCGAACAGCAGCGCAACGCCCTGATGCAACGCGTTCTTAATTTCTTTTTCGATTTGAATGATCTTCAGGAAAGCCGGCCCCACGTGGCAGAACAATTTGTCGTAGCGCAAAATTATCCCAATCCCTTTAACAGCAGTACAAACATTCAGGTTGTTCTTCCCCGCAGCGGCCACATTCAGGTGGCTATTTACGATTTAGAAGGCCGCCTGATTCGCCTGTTAAAAAGCGGCCATTTAAACCAGGGTCGCCATATTTTTCACTGGAATGGCGCCAATGAAAAAGGAGAAGCGGTTGCCAGCGGACTCTATGTGTACCGAATAACATTTGCCGGAAAAGCTCTCTCCCGAAAAATGCTTCTGGTCAAATAA
- a CDS encoding IS1182 family transposase, which produces MKPKRCRKIPFKTTDQNQLTILPPSLDELIDPNHMVRFINAIIDKMDIDFLIKEYKGGGRAAYHPRMLLKVVIYAYTQKIFTSRQIAKALRENIHFMWLSGNSRPDFRTINRFRSSRLKGKIEEVFTYVVEQLLELGYIELNDLFIDGSKFQANANKYKAVWKKNVDRYQRVLQEKLKELLKKIDNENDLENRLYGNKDLGELGEDVTLSSHQIEQIVDILNERLKKEPDNKELKRAKNKIEKDYLPRQRKYEKQRKLLNGRNSYSQTDPDATFMSKKRDHHNNTDLLPSYNVQVGSENQFIVNYTINQNANDSVLLKPFMESYKRCYGRQPNRVIGDAGYGSEENYAYLESEGVEAYIKYSSYYKEQKKSYKENPFLIDNMRYDPELDRYECPAGRYLEYVGEQENVTSTGFKVKHRIYRSESCEGCALKEKCYKGQTARVVRVNVMLNDYKKQVRSRLNTEEGRKLISKRGSEIETIFGQIKHNLGIRGFLLRGLDKVKTEFGIIAVAYNLKKMFNQMKEYGLVNEMYKYSANIFFNLNRASQCQNLGPKNTILKSLERFFIEIKEKIVVKYSSCLFNAKICFV; this is translated from the coding sequence ATGAAGCCAAAACGTTGTCGGAAAATCCCATTTAAAACTACCGATCAAAACCAACTTACTATTCTTCCGCCTTCATTAGATGAGCTCATAGACCCCAATCATATGGTTCGGTTTATCAATGCCATCATAGACAAGATGGATATTGATTTTTTAATTAAAGAATACAAAGGAGGCGGTCGGGCCGCGTATCATCCGCGGATGCTATTAAAAGTAGTCATTTATGCCTATACGCAGAAGATATTTACTTCGCGCCAGATAGCTAAGGCCTTAAGAGAGAATATTCATTTCATGTGGTTATCAGGGAACAGTCGTCCGGATTTTAGGACGATAAATCGTTTTCGTTCATCACGATTGAAGGGAAAAATAGAGGAAGTATTCACCTATGTAGTTGAGCAATTATTGGAGTTGGGCTATATCGAATTAAATGATCTTTTTATAGACGGGAGCAAATTTCAGGCGAATGCGAATAAATACAAGGCAGTCTGGAAGAAGAATGTAGACCGTTACCAGAGAGTACTTCAAGAGAAGCTAAAGGAATTACTAAAGAAGATAGATAACGAGAATGATTTAGAGAATCGTTTATACGGTAATAAAGATTTAGGAGAATTAGGAGAGGATGTTACTTTAAGCTCTCATCAGATTGAACAAATAGTTGATATATTGAATGAGCGGTTAAAAAAGGAACCGGACAATAAGGAATTAAAGAGAGCAAAAAATAAAATAGAGAAGGATTATTTACCGCGCCAACGTAAATATGAAAAGCAACGAAAGCTTCTAAATGGTAGGAATAGCTATAGCCAGACGGACCCGGATGCTACCTTTATGAGTAAGAAGCGGGATCATCATAATAATACGGATTTGCTTCCGAGTTATAATGTTCAGGTAGGAAGTGAGAATCAATTTATAGTGAATTATACGATAAATCAGAACGCGAATGATAGCGTATTATTAAAGCCCTTTATGGAGTCATACAAGCGTTGTTATGGTAGGCAACCAAATCGAGTAATAGGCGATGCAGGCTATGGAAGTGAGGAGAATTATGCATATTTGGAATCAGAAGGTGTAGAAGCTTATATCAAATACAGTAGTTATTACAAAGAGCAAAAGAAGTCATACAAAGAGAATCCTTTTTTGATAGATAACATGCGGTATGATCCTGAATTAGATCGCTATGAATGTCCTGCCGGTCGGTATTTAGAATATGTTGGAGAACAGGAAAATGTTACGTCGACGGGATTTAAAGTAAAGCATCGTATTTACCGTAGTGAGAGTTGTGAAGGCTGTGCATTGAAAGAGAAGTGCTATAAGGGCCAGACTGCGCGTGTTGTTAGAGTAAATGTCATGCTTAATGATTATAAAAAGCAGGTTCGTTCTCGATTGAATACGGAAGAAGGAAGAAAATTAATCAGCAAACGAGGTTCGGAGATAGAAACAATTTTTGGACAAATAAAGCATAATCTTGGAATAAGGGGCTTTTTATTAAGAGGATTAGATAAAGTAAAAACAGAATTTGGTATAATAGCAGTAGCGTATAATTTAAAAAAGATGTTTAATCAGATGAAAGAGTACGGTTTAGTTAACGAGATGTATAAGTATAGCGCTAACATCTTTTTTAATTTAAACCGGGCAAGCCAGTGTCAAAATTTAGGCCCAAAAAATACCATTTTAAAATCGTTAGAGCGGTTTTTTATAGAAATTAAGGAAAAAATAGTTGTTAAATATTCATCTTGTCTCTTCAACGCCAAAATATGTTTTGTATAA